In Nicotiana tabacum cultivar K326 chromosome 2, ASM71507v2, whole genome shotgun sequence, the following proteins share a genomic window:
- the LOC107768344 gene encoding DExH-box ATP-dependent RNA helicase DExH6 isoform X4, giving the protein MNKSEIAKRAESLASRIENTPNLRQITVQRSKLPIASFKDVITSTVESNQVVLISGETGCGKTTQVPQFILDHMWGKGETCKIVCTQPRRISATSVSERISAERGESVGDTVGYKIRLESRGGKHSSIVFCTNGVLLRVLVTKGSASFNKKAPRKMGTNDISDITHIIVDEVHERDRYSDFMLAILRDLLPSYPNLRLVLMSATLDAEHFSKYFGGCPIIRVPGFTYPVKTFYLEDVLSIVKSTENNHLDSTSTTVMSEESTLTEEYKVALDEAINLAFSDDDLDPLLDLISSDGGPKVFNYQHSLSGVTPLMVFAGKGCIGDICMLLSFGADCHLSANDGKNALDWAERENQTEAAELIKKHMEKSSSNCEEQQHLLDKYLSTVDPELIDDVLIEQLVRKICIDSEDGAILVFLPGWEDINRTRERLRSSQYFKDTSKFSVIALHSMVPSVEQKKVFRRPPPGCRKVVLSTNIAETAITIDDVVYVIDSGRMKEKSYDPYNNVSTLQSSWVSKASAKQREGRAGRCQPGICYHLYSKLRAASLPDFQVPEIKRIPIEELCLQVKLLNPDCKIEEFLKKTLDPPVYETIRNAIIVLQDIGALSVDEKLTELGERLGSLPVHPLTSKMLLIAILLNCLDPALTLACASDYRDPFTLPMLPNEKKRASAARAELASWYGGRSDQLAVVAAFEGWKSAKESGQESRFCSTYFVSSSTMNMLSGMRKQLQSELLRNGFIPGDGSSCSLNAQDPGILHAVLVAGLYPMVGRLLPPLKGGKRAVIETAGGDKVRLHPHSTNFKLSFKKFCDRPLIVYDEITRGDGGLHIRNCSVIGPLPVLLLATEIVVAPGIEEDDDDDDDNDDDESDYEDADEDDGEEDNIKADQGQKVMSSPENTVKVIVDRWIPFESTALDVAQIYCLRERLAAAILFKVSHPGKVLPEILAASIYAMACILSYNGMTGISLLLEPVDSLTTMVSATEIGQPDRGSYNGMDMNPINSLSSPMYHGQHQRYYTHHQRGGIHISKGSFMHGGGTMKRDHSKRQRGNGS; this is encoded by the exons ATGAACAAGTCAGAAATTGCAAAAAGGGCGGAGTCACTTGCTTCAAGAATAGAAAATACCCCAAACCTGAGACAG ATTACAGTACAGAGGTCTAAGCTTCCAATTGCTTCCTTCAAGGATGTCATTACATCTACAGTTGAATCTAATCAG GTGGTCTTGATCTCTGGTGAAACTGGATGCGGGAAAACTACGCAG GTCCCCCAATTTATTTTGGATCATATGTGGGGTAAAGGTGAGACATGTAAAATTGTATGTACTCAGCCCCGACGAATTTCTGCCACATCAG TTTCTGAGAGAATCTCTGCTGAAAGAGGCGAAAGTGTTGGCGACACTGTTGGTTACAAG ATACGGCTGGAAAGCAGAGGTGGGAAACACTCATCAATTGTGTTTTGTACCAATGGGGTTCTACTGAGGGTCCTGGTTACCAAAGGAAGTGCCAGCTTCAACAAAAAAGCTCCCAGGAAAATGGGCACGAATGACATTTCTGATATAACCCACATCATTGTG GACGAAGTTCATGAAAGGGATCGCTACTCCGATTTCATGCTCGCGATTCTCAG GGACTTGCTTCCGTCATATCCAAATTTGCGTCTG GTTCTGATGAGTGCTACACTTGATGCTGAACACTTTTCAAAATACTTTGGCGGCTGCCCAATTATCCGAGTCCCTGGATTTACTTATCCT GTAAAAACTTTTTATCTTGAGGATGTTCTTTCTATTGTAAAGTCAACTGAAAATAATCACCTTGATTCCACCTCAACCACTGTCATGTCCGAGGAGTCAACATTAACTGAGGAGTACAAAGTCGCCTTAGATGAAGCAATTAATTTGGCTTTTTCAGATGATGATCTCGATCCCCTTTTAGATCTAATATCTTCTGACGGGGGACCAAAAGTGTTCAATTATCAGCATTCTTTGAGTGGAGTGACACCATTGATGGTGTTTGCTGGAAAAGGCTGTATTGGTGACATTTGCATGCTCCTCTCTTTTGGTGCTGACTGCCATTTAAGTGCTAATGATGGAAAAAATGCTCTAGATTGGGCTGAACGGGAGAATCAGACAGAAGCTGCTGAACTAATTAAGAAACACATGGAGAAATCATCTTCCAATTGCGAGGAGCAGCAGCATTTACTTGACAAATACCTATCAACAGTTGACCCTGAACTGATTGATGATGTCCTTATTGAGCAACTAGTAAGAAAAATATGTATAGACTCAGAGGACGGAGCAATCCTTGTTTTCCTCCCTGGTTGGGAGGATATTAACAGAACACGAGAGAGATTACGCTCAAGCCAGTACTTCAAAGATACGTCTAAGTTTTCAGTAATCGCTCTCCATTCTATGGTTCCATCCGTGGAGCAAAAGAAGGTCTTTAGACGCCCTCCACCAGGCTGCCGcaaagttgttctttcaactaaTATTGCTGAAACTGCCATTACCATTGATGATGTTGTTTATGTAATAGACAGTGGACGAATGAAAGAAAAAAGTTATGACCCTTATAATAATGTATCAACGCTTCAATCTTCTTGGGTCTCAAAAGCTAGTGCAAAGCAAAGAGAGGGTCGTGCTGGGCGCTGCCAGCCAGGAATTTGTTATCATCTTTATTCAAAACTTCGAGCAGCTTCATTGCCCGATTTCCAGGTTCCTGAGATTAAGAGGATTCCTATAGAGGAACTATGTCTTCAG GTCAAGCTTCTTAACCCTGATTGCAAGATAGAAGAATTCCTGAAGAAGACACTTGACCCTCCGGTTTATGAGACCATACGTAATGCAATCATTGTTCTGCAAGATATTGGGGCGTTATCAGTTGATGAGAAACTTACAGAGCTTGGTGAAAGGCTAGGATCTTTACCAGTTCATCCTCTTACAAGCAAGATGCTCTTAATTGCCATATTATTGAACTGCCTTGACCCAGCATTGACGTTGGCCTGTGCTTCTGACTATAGAGATCCATTTACCCTACCTATGTTGCCAAATGAGAAGAAGAGAGCTTCAGCTGCAAGAGCCGAGTTAGCCTCATGGTACGGTGGAAGAAGTGATCAATTAGCAGTTGTAGCTGCGTTTGAGGGCTGGAAAAGTGCGAAAGAAAGTGGTCAAGAGTCGAGGTTTTGTTCTACGTACTTTGTATCCTCAAGCACTATGAACATGTTATCAGGAATGCGTAAACAACTGCAATCTGAACTCTTGAGGAATGGGTTTATTCCAGGAGATGGATCTTCCTGTAGCCTTAACGCACAGGATCCAGGCATATTACATGCTGTTCTTGTTGCTGGTTTGTACCCTATGGTTGGGAGACTGCTTCCGCCTCTGAAAGGTGGTAAGAGGGCTGTCATAGAGACTGCAGGTGGCGATAAAGTTCGATTGCACCCTCATTCTACTAACTTTAAGCTTTCATTCAAAAAATTCTGTGATCGACCATTAATTGTATATGATGAGATAACACGTGGTGATGGAGGTCTTCATATAAGGAACTGTAGTGTTATTGGGCCACTCCCAGTTTTGTTGCTGGCAACAGAGATTGTTGTGGCTCCTGgaattgaagaagatgatgatgatgacgacgacaatgatgatgatgaaagTGATTACGAAGATGCTGATGAGGACGATGGTGAggaagataatattaaagcggatCAAGGGCAGAAAGTTATGTCTTCTCCTGAAAATACAGTTaaggtcattgttgataggtggATTCCTTTCGAGTCAACAGCTCTTGATGTTGCTCAAATTTACTGCCTGAGAGAGCGATTAGCTGCAGCAATTTTATTCAAG GTCTCACATCCTGGAAAAGTTCTTCCTGAGATTCTTGCAGCCTCTATATATGCAATGGCTTGCATCCTCTCGTACAATGGGATGACAGGTATCTCATTGCTGCTGGAGCCTGTGGACTCGCTTACTACAATGGTCAGTGCTACTGAGATTGGTCAGCCTGATCGTGGGAGTTATAATGGAATGGATATGAATCCCATAAATTCTCTCAGTTCACCTATGTACCACGGCCAGCATCAGCGCTACTATACGCATCATCAAAGAGGCGGCATTCATATATCAAAG GGATCGTTCATGCATGGAGGAGGAACCATGAAAAGAGATCATTCTAAACGGCAGCGTGGAAATGGATCTTGA